One window of Pseudomonas urmiensis genomic DNA carries:
- a CDS encoding DUF3320 domain-containing protein: MANDPAGAFQELKYAKVATVEAAAEYVAYVSADYPVYRETDPTHAVDGVSPDQFFDTAYTPILQSMIAHVVNEEGPVLDSVLSRRIARAHGWGRTGARIRDQVDQVARAHFRSYEEEQLGTFFWPTKLDLDAAATFRRPGDDDSVRSLAEICLQELFALVGEMEAKGHAAEALIHAVAKEADVMKFAHAGRSRIEKAIRHHRND, translated from the coding sequence GTGGCCAATGACCCGGCTGGCGCCTTCCAGGAGCTCAAGTACGCGAAGGTGGCCACCGTTGAGGCCGCTGCTGAATATGTAGCCTACGTATCGGCAGACTACCCAGTCTATCGTGAGACAGATCCTACTCACGCCGTGGATGGCGTGAGCCCTGACCAGTTCTTCGATACCGCCTACACGCCGATTCTGCAGAGCATGATCGCCCACGTTGTAAACGAAGAAGGCCCAGTTCTCGACAGCGTGCTGTCCCGACGCATCGCCCGGGCGCACGGGTGGGGTCGTACGGGAGCACGTATTCGTGATCAAGTTGATCAGGTCGCGCGTGCGCACTTCAGGTCTTATGAGGAAGAGCAACTGGGAACCTTCTTCTGGCCAACCAAACTCGATTTAGATGCTGCAGCTACATTCCGCCGTCCAGGTGACGATGACTCCGTGCGCAGCCTGGCGGAAATCTGCCTTCAGGAGTTGTTTGCGCTCGTGGGTGAGATGGAAGCAAAGGGACACGCAGCTGAGGCCTTGATCCACGCCGTCGCCAAGGAGGCAGATGTTATGAAGTTCGCACATGCTGGCCGCTCGCGAATCGAGAAAGCCATTCGTCATCACAGGAATGATTAG
- the mobH gene encoding MobH family relaxase, whose translation MKRWWLTFQKGEAAEPTPTPFAEGFLLPQSAESLLAADHRRKLLERIWQYTALSEAQFDRLYLEPIRRYASYVQQLPASESHHHAYPGGMLDHGLELMACSLKLRQSYLLPSGAAPEDQAAQADAWSAAIAYGALLHDIGKIAVDLQVEYQNADRWHPWHGPLNQPYRFRYHPERDYKLHGAAAGLLYTQILSPALLDWLSDYPALWNQLLFLLADHYEHAGTLGELVLQADRVSTAQNIGGNPAKALQASKHSLQHHLLTGLRHLVKNKFKLNQPGAVGWLTEDHLWLVSKTTTDNLRAHLLAQAVDGVPSSNIALFDELQSHGLVEATPEGKAVWNGIVTDGDWQHRFTFLRLQPTLIWADELRPDFFGGTVEPTIDPPLTGETGESALGSPQISAAEKQPTAVPLSLESDYLDELMDMLQEPTELQAETTAESLRPTTSPDQNDAGLAFMEWLREGLHSHRLVVNDSKAKVHTVDGTFFLVTPGIFQHYAAEHLGLADPDPKSDGWRLLQRQFEKLDVHLKKPNGQNIWTCKVKGPRKTSSLNGYLLRSKAAISQESPADNPFLTLAR comes from the coding sequence ATGAAACGCTGGTGGTTAACATTTCAAAAAGGTGAGGCGGCAGAGCCCACCCCCACGCCCTTCGCCGAGGGCTTCCTGCTTCCCCAGTCGGCCGAATCTCTACTCGCCGCCGATCACCGGAGAAAGCTGCTCGAACGCATCTGGCAGTACACGGCCCTCTCCGAAGCGCAGTTTGATCGACTTTACCTCGAGCCCATCCGCCGCTACGCCAGTTACGTGCAGCAACTCCCGGCCAGCGAAAGCCATCATCACGCCTATCCCGGGGGCATGCTCGATCACGGGTTGGAGCTGATGGCCTGCAGCTTGAAGCTACGCCAATCCTATCTACTTCCCAGCGGTGCTGCACCGGAAGACCAGGCCGCACAAGCTGATGCCTGGAGCGCCGCGATTGCCTACGGTGCCCTGCTGCATGACATCGGCAAAATCGCCGTCGACCTGCAGGTGGAGTATCAGAATGCCGATCGCTGGCACCCTTGGCACGGCCCGCTGAACCAGCCCTACCGTTTCCGCTACCACCCAGAGCGCGATTACAAGCTGCACGGCGCCGCGGCGGGGTTGCTCTATACGCAGATCCTGTCGCCCGCCCTGCTCGACTGGCTCAGCGATTACCCAGCATTGTGGAACCAATTGCTGTTTCTGCTCGCCGACCACTACGAGCACGCCGGGACCCTTGGGGAATTGGTGCTGCAGGCTGACCGGGTTTCCACTGCGCAAAACATCGGTGGCAATCCCGCGAAGGCTTTGCAGGCGTCCAAGCACTCGCTGCAGCATCATCTGCTGACGGGGCTGCGCCACTTGGTCAAGAACAAGTTCAAGCTCAACCAGCCCGGCGCGGTCGGCTGGCTGACCGAAGACCACCTGTGGCTGGTCAGCAAGACCACGACCGACAATCTGCGGGCGCATCTGCTGGCTCAGGCCGTGGACGGAGTTCCCTCTTCAAACATCGCCTTGTTCGATGAACTGCAGTCACATGGATTGGTGGAAGCGACACCGGAAGGCAAGGCGGTTTGGAACGGCATTGTCACGGACGGTGACTGGCAGCATCGCTTCACCTTCCTCCGTCTGCAGCCGACCCTGATCTGGGCCGATGAGCTCCGACCGGATTTTTTCGGTGGCACTGTTGAGCCGACCATAGACCCACCTTTGACCGGTGAAACCGGGGAGTCGGCCCTGGGTAGTCCACAGATTTCAGCGGCAGAAAAACAGCCCACTGCTGTGCCGCTGAGTCTGGAGTCCGACTATCTCGACGAATTGATGGACATGCTGCAGGAGCCGACAGAGCTCCAGGCTGAAACAACTGCGGAAAGCCTCCGGCCTACCACTTCGCCCGACCAAAACGACGCGGGATTAGCCTTTATGGAGTGGCTGCGCGAAGGACTTCACAGTCATCGCTTAGTGGTCAATGACAGTAAGGCTAAAGTGCATACCGTGGATGGCACATTCTTCCTAGTCACGCCGGGCATTTTCCAGCACTATGCTGCTGAACACCTAGGTTTGGCTGACCCAGATCCCAAGAGTGACGGTTGGCGGCTCCTCCAACGCCAATTCGAGAAGCTAGATGTCCATCTGAAAAAACCCAATGGCCAGAACATTTGGACTTGCAAGGTTAAAGGTCCTCGCAAAACTAGCTCACTCAATGGCTACCTTCTGCGCAGCAAGGCAGCCATATCCCAAGAATCACCGGCGGATAATCCATTTCTTACATTGGCCAGGTAA
- a CDS encoding TauD/TfdA family dioxygenase, with protein MIDAHFCTALRIVITNWKSQLSVEDMAQQLSDPVAFGHALLPALDAELANLGCKRSDVHDLAWQMPCLHLRSVFDPQSIPDTPIGFRPVPDCLGTLVARATAIMCLAGLGADTVSYGSENGGDLFVNLVVIPGEGRVSEKSQGKMNGHTDGVSFPVRGHRDPENPRIAPSPDFVCLSALRNPNAVPTTVMPLEAILSELDPEHIQELQKPQYILQSQLTFRDGMEEILGEELLVDDAQLLFRMQSGFWIRYSHSSTQPADVGETPAKKAMHALTQACLNCVIPVALAPGDIAIVNNRIALHGRTKVGEGHGGVSRWMLRTYGLDTSELDESQRHPNSTFMLFP; from the coding sequence TTGATCGACGCTCATTTTTGTACTGCTTTGCGAATCGTTATCACGAACTGGAAGTCGCAGCTCAGCGTTGAGGACATGGCTCAACAGCTCAGTGATCCCGTTGCATTTGGCCATGCCTTGCTGCCAGCGCTTGATGCCGAACTGGCCAATCTGGGCTGTAAACGCAGCGACGTTCATGATCTTGCTTGGCAAATGCCGTGCCTGCATTTGCGCAGCGTGTTCGACCCCCAGAGCATTCCTGACACGCCAATCGGCTTTCGTCCGGTACCGGACTGCCTCGGTACACTGGTAGCGCGTGCCACGGCAATCATGTGCCTGGCCGGACTGGGGGCCGATACCGTGTCGTATGGTTCGGAAAACGGCGGCGACCTCTTCGTGAACCTGGTCGTGATTCCGGGTGAAGGCCGGGTTTCTGAAAAGTCGCAGGGAAAAATGAACGGCCACACCGATGGTGTTTCGTTCCCCGTGCGCGGCCACCGCGACCCTGAAAACCCGCGCATTGCACCATCGCCGGACTTTGTTTGCCTGTCAGCGCTGCGCAACCCCAACGCAGTGCCGACGACCGTGATGCCGCTTGAAGCCATCTTGAGCGAGCTTGACCCCGAGCACATTCAGGAACTGCAGAAACCGCAATATATCCTGCAGTCGCAGCTCACCTTCCGCGACGGCATGGAGGAGATCCTGGGCGAAGAACTGCTGGTCGATGACGCCCAACTGCTGTTTCGCATGCAGAGCGGATTCTGGATTCGCTACAGCCACAGCTCCACTCAGCCAGCCGATGTTGGTGAAACGCCCGCCAAGAAGGCGATGCATGCGCTGACACAGGCCTGCTTGAACTGCGTGATCCCTGTCGCCCTGGCGCCCGGGGACATTGCCATCGTCAACAACCGCATCGCGCTGCATGGCCGGACAAAGGTCGGCGAGGGACACGGCGGCGTGTCCCGCTGGATGCTGCGTACCTACGGGCTTGATACTTCCGAACTCGACGAGTCCCAGCGCCACCCCAACAGCACCTTCATGCTGTTCCCCTGA
- a CDS encoding histone-like nucleoid-structuring protein, MvaT/MvaU family — MSKLAEFKALEAQLAAQLQQLDAMKNDSGLKQEIEFEQKLKALLEQYGMGLRQVISILDPAKSLSVQTASASSSSQRKPREVKRYKHPQSGEVVETKGGNHKILKQWKQEHGSDTVESWVQ; from the coding sequence ATGTCCAAACTTGCCGAGTTCAAAGCACTGGAAGCGCAACTGGCCGCCCAGCTGCAACAGCTGGATGCCATGAAAAACGACTCCGGTTTGAAGCAGGAAATCGAGTTTGAACAGAAACTCAAAGCGTTGCTGGAACAGTACGGCATGGGCCTGCGCCAGGTGATCAGCATTCTTGATCCGGCCAAGAGCTTGAGCGTACAGACCGCGAGTGCGTCCAGCAGTAGCCAGCGCAAGCCTCGCGAGGTGAAACGCTACAAGCACCCACAGAGCGGTGAGGTTGTGGAAACCAAGGGCGGCAACCACAAGATCCTCAAACAGTGGAAGCAGGAGCACGGCTCGGACACCGTTGAGAGCTGGGTGCAGTAA
- a CDS encoding UvrD-helicase domain-containing protein, translating into MNPFDRARRKAMDVRESLVGLADSHGSVSSKTLLANVEVILGVGIEFVPPGHSILGGTDGVLKRNDETMYIRKDVSEAEKAYLIAHELGHWYLDADLQETTYADLAAMTASEGSEAIVKVEAYGANERTELQANVFARELLLPRIVAQQQFFAHLGASQISLNLTIPIEIVRQQLFDGLLLPILPTVPPGALPEMTDAQRLAAHAKETFVNVVAGPGTGKTTTLVHRIKYLLEQGVPANKILVLTFTNKASAELVERLAASGIKNATNVWAGTFHAFGLEFLRKHHHLFNLRAKVSMADKLMQVRLMVGRLAKVRLKYYLRLQNPYDWLPGVIEHIKRLKEECLTVDDYRARLKALPPCDQDVQDEREDIATLFEAYEEAMREKCWVDYVDLVAYPSIQARSARATVAQYLDQFEHVLVDEYQDVTEVMVELIRQLALNANSVWVVGDVRQAIHHWRGSSIKSLIDFDKTFKSLRHITPTYKRYALDLNRRSTPEILDLFNCAGTYHALRHLMPLEPVTAYRPSIGEIPRLYQCDSNLAQAATLETCIKALAAQGIPYREQLVMSRSSTNVEHVVEELTKRGVPVLHLGDICQRPEIKRLFCLMELLCMRQPRSLVGLMQDPRFPMTAQDIELLMRFTQKGSGTALQRGRWIWSNIPGLSAQGQVAKANLSMLLQGFTRNTKPWVFVSTVMLDRRYGFPNPTDTSIEAHTARLALWLFVYAVRNGDGDGSQSRLTKFLLQEELRRRIGEKLADRGIPPEARALDAVNVMTVHSSKGLEYSAVHLTNVDDTAYGPNRPYFYDLRPLELIPPEVLNSTDDDFAFEEKVERNNLLYVALSRARDHLYLYQLADTTRPAPLNAAGKKLRTLFGIRLPAIAPAPLPIGSAVAPSTVSYEAFQTYMNCPLQYHYRHELTLTAEQEIDVSIRARWAVSDMLFEVLKNAAVPQTAFQAAWKARLLPPKTEDPQLYEDAVIAVKRGLALVGEIRGSLVEGLVSEVGGLQIVLPWMLSVGSELHWIRAHEGLSGTMKQLRPMMVNMNAPGIRHATIYSLITDKRIREGASRGIERTTVYKMSKRFIAGDRFASRGRGCNRCAYLSICDSKP; encoded by the coding sequence ATGAATCCCTTCGACAGGGCTCGACGGAAAGCCATGGATGTTCGAGAGTCGCTGGTGGGGTTAGCCGACTCTCATGGGTCAGTTTCTTCCAAGACGCTGCTTGCCAACGTTGAAGTGATCCTCGGCGTTGGGATCGAATTTGTACCACCGGGCCATTCGATTCTGGGTGGCACCGATGGTGTACTCAAGCGCAACGATGAGACCATGTACATCCGCAAGGATGTCAGTGAAGCCGAGAAGGCTTATCTGATCGCGCATGAACTGGGTCACTGGTACCTGGACGCCGATCTGCAGGAGACCACGTACGCCGATCTTGCGGCCATGACCGCCTCCGAAGGCAGCGAGGCGATCGTCAAGGTTGAGGCATACGGCGCAAACGAGCGCACTGAACTGCAGGCCAATGTGTTCGCGCGCGAGTTGCTCTTGCCTCGTATCGTCGCCCAGCAACAGTTTTTCGCGCACCTCGGCGCGAGTCAGATCTCGCTCAACCTGACGATACCGATTGAGATCGTTCGCCAACAGTTGTTTGACGGTCTTCTGTTGCCGATCCTGCCCACCGTACCGCCTGGTGCATTGCCAGAAATGACCGATGCGCAGCGCCTGGCGGCGCATGCCAAAGAAACGTTCGTGAACGTGGTGGCAGGCCCCGGCACCGGGAAGACGACCACCCTGGTGCACCGCATCAAGTACTTGCTTGAGCAAGGCGTGCCGGCCAACAAGATCCTGGTGCTCACCTTCACCAACAAGGCGTCTGCTGAATTGGTAGAGCGATTGGCTGCCTCAGGTATCAAGAACGCGACAAACGTGTGGGCGGGCACCTTCCACGCCTTCGGCCTGGAATTCCTTCGTAAGCATCACCACCTGTTCAACCTCCGCGCGAAAGTAAGCATGGCTGACAAGCTCATGCAGGTCAGGCTGATGGTTGGGCGCCTGGCCAAGGTCAGGCTGAAGTACTACCTGCGGCTACAGAACCCCTACGATTGGCTTCCAGGTGTGATCGAGCACATCAAGCGATTGAAGGAAGAGTGCCTGACGGTCGATGACTACCGCGCTCGGCTCAAGGCGCTGCCCCCATGTGATCAGGATGTCCAGGATGAGCGTGAGGACATCGCGACACTCTTTGAGGCCTATGAAGAGGCCATGCGGGAAAAGTGCTGGGTCGATTACGTCGACCTGGTCGCTTACCCGTCAATCCAGGCCCGGAGCGCGCGTGCCACCGTCGCGCAGTACCTCGATCAATTTGAGCATGTGCTGGTCGATGAATATCAGGATGTCACTGAGGTCATGGTCGAGCTGATCAGGCAGTTGGCCCTGAATGCGAATTCGGTGTGGGTGGTCGGTGACGTTCGCCAGGCGATCCATCACTGGCGAGGCTCTTCCATCAAGAGCTTGATCGATTTCGACAAGACCTTCAAAAGCTTGCGGCACATCACACCGACGTACAAGCGCTATGCACTAGATCTGAACAGGCGAAGCACGCCAGAGATTCTCGACCTGTTCAACTGCGCTGGCACGTATCACGCGCTGCGTCATCTGATGCCGCTTGAGCCGGTCACGGCTTATCGGCCATCGATTGGCGAAATCCCAAGGCTCTACCAGTGCGACTCCAACCTCGCCCAGGCAGCCACCCTTGAAACGTGCATCAAGGCGCTTGCGGCTCAGGGCATCCCCTACCGCGAGCAATTGGTCATGAGCCGCAGCTCCACGAACGTTGAGCACGTTGTCGAGGAGCTGACCAAGCGGGGCGTGCCGGTTCTTCATCTCGGGGACATTTGCCAGCGGCCTGAAATCAAGCGACTGTTCTGCCTGATGGAGCTGCTCTGCATGCGGCAGCCCAGGTCTTTGGTCGGCCTGATGCAGGATCCACGATTCCCGATGACGGCCCAGGACATCGAGTTGCTCATGCGTTTCACGCAGAAGGGCAGTGGTACCGCGCTTCAGCGTGGGCGATGGATCTGGAGCAATATCCCAGGCCTCTCGGCACAAGGGCAGGTGGCGAAAGCAAACCTGAGCATGTTGCTGCAGGGCTTCACGCGCAATACAAAGCCGTGGGTGTTCGTTTCCACGGTAATGCTGGATCGTCGCTACGGGTTCCCGAATCCGACTGATACGTCAATCGAGGCGCACACTGCCCGGCTCGCACTCTGGCTGTTCGTCTATGCAGTGCGCAACGGTGACGGCGATGGCAGCCAGTCCCGCCTCACCAAGTTCTTGCTGCAAGAAGAACTACGTCGGCGCATTGGCGAGAAACTGGCGGATCGAGGCATACCGCCTGAGGCAAGAGCCCTGGATGCCGTCAACGTCATGACGGTGCATTCCAGCAAGGGGCTTGAGTACTCGGCGGTGCATCTCACCAACGTCGACGATACCGCCTACGGGCCCAATCGGCCCTACTTCTACGATCTGCGTCCACTTGAGCTGATTCCTCCCGAGGTGCTCAACAGCACCGATGATGACTTTGCGTTCGAGGAAAAGGTAGAGCGGAATAACCTGCTCTACGTGGCGCTGTCCCGTGCCCGCGATCACCTGTACCTCTACCAGCTCGCTGACACCACCAGGCCGGCGCCCCTCAACGCGGCAGGCAAGAAGCTTCGAACACTCTTCGGCATCCGTTTGCCTGCCATAGCGCCAGCCCCATTGCCGATTGGCAGCGCCGTTGCGCCAAGCACAGTGAGCTACGAAGCGTTCCAGACCTACATGAACTGCCCGCTTCAGTACCACTACCGGCATGAGCTGACCCTGACGGCTGAGCAGGAGATTGATGTGTCTATCCGGGCGCGGTGGGCTGTCAGCGACATGCTCTTTGAGGTATTGAAGAACGCTGCCGTGCCTCAGACGGCGTTCCAGGCAGCGTGGAAAGCGCGCCTCCTGCCCCCGAAAACTGAAGATCCGCAGCTCTATGAAGATGCCGTGATAGCGGTGAAGCGAGGCCTTGCGCTTGTCGGTGAGATTCGGGGCAGCCTGGTAGAAGGGCTCGTATCAGAGGTCGGGGGGCTGCAGATCGTGCTGCCGTGGATGCTGTCGGTGGGCAGCGAACTGCACTGGATCCGGGCGCACGAAGGTCTGTCAGGGACGATGAAGCAGCTCAGGCCAATGATGGTGAACATGAATGCCCCCGGCATCCGGCATGCCACCATCTACTCGTTGATCACCGATAAACGCATTCGAGAAGGCGCCTCGCGTGGCATTGAGCGCACGACGGTGTACAAGATGTCCAAGCGGTTCATTGCGGGTGATCGCTTTGCCAGCAGAGGACGAGGGTGCAATAGATGCGCCTATCTGAGCATTTGCGACAGCAAACCCTGA
- a CDS encoding DUF7740 domain-containing protein, whose amino-acid sequence MTLSDAVLVVLLADRIHGTDTAIRSAAKRCAKKLPRSQRDIVFKIGNSANPRQLVAHLCQHLSD is encoded by the coding sequence ATGACGTTGAGTGATGCGGTATTGGTCGTGTTATTGGCCGATCGGATTCATGGCACGGACACGGCCATCCGATCTGCAGCCAAGCGCTGTGCGAAAAAGCTGCCCCGCAGCCAGCGCGATATCGTGTTCAAGATTGGAAACAGCGCAAATCCTCGGCAACTTGTGGCGCACCTGTGTCAGCACTTGTCTGATTGA
- a CDS encoding DUF6035 family protein, with amino-acid sequence MYTREFAQPTDTMLLTAILDMETGLDVDLQVFLSRELGLVIKDRAELVSRYTRNREAPWLVCHLCTAPVILVRTKGRRFHFRHHPVEEVEQKCSISTRGQLSAQQINCIKYNAAKESMAHLRLKGIIRDSLIADENCTEPQLEVVWKGIRLADRAQWRKPDVQVEHAGQRIAFEVQLSTTYLTEIVGRREFYRLNNGAIIWVFQDFDPSLTRTSEEDIFYLNNYNVFVVNDATLKRSQESKRMAMDCWFATPEVKNGQIYDRWVKEEVFLDQLTINPKDQKVYYRDYEYVRAVVEQLLSASAARQSFIDFWSRHAANDCRETNAAWIILRENMRIAMPELLLPADHRSGKFHGMVSLMLSARFGYPVGYNLPRLLNVANTAFDHYKEYLYAFGWTLRLYGHEQLLKDQDTKGTWARRTKIIKEGMAKHDEAFRQDPLFNKLLAFLVPEISDKLAQAREW; translated from the coding sequence ATGTACACCCGTGAATTCGCACAACCCACCGATACGATGCTTCTGACCGCAATCCTCGACATGGAGACCGGACTCGACGTTGACCTGCAGGTGTTTCTGAGCCGCGAGCTTGGGCTGGTGATCAAAGACCGCGCTGAACTGGTCAGCCGCTACACGCGCAATCGCGAAGCACCTTGGCTTGTCTGCCACCTGTGCACTGCACCGGTGATTCTCGTGCGCACCAAGGGGCGTCGCTTCCACTTCCGTCACCATCCCGTAGAAGAGGTCGAGCAAAAGTGCTCGATTTCCACTCGCGGCCAGCTCAGTGCTCAGCAGATCAACTGCATCAAGTACAACGCAGCAAAAGAAAGCATGGCCCACCTGAGATTGAAGGGCATCATTCGCGACAGCCTGATCGCCGACGAGAACTGCACTGAGCCGCAGCTTGAGGTGGTCTGGAAAGGCATTCGACTGGCCGACCGGGCGCAATGGCGCAAACCGGACGTCCAAGTCGAACACGCCGGCCAGCGGATCGCTTTCGAGGTGCAGCTCTCGACGACGTACCTGACCGAGATCGTAGGCCGCCGTGAGTTTTATCGCCTGAACAACGGCGCGATAATTTGGGTCTTCCAGGACTTCGACCCCAGCCTCACGCGCACCTCCGAGGAAGACATCTTCTATTTGAACAACTACAACGTGTTCGTGGTGAATGACGCCACACTGAAGCGCTCGCAGGAGTCGAAGCGGATGGCGATGGACTGCTGGTTCGCCACCCCGGAGGTGAAGAATGGCCAGATTTATGACAGGTGGGTCAAAGAAGAAGTGTTCCTGGATCAGCTGACCATCAACCCCAAGGATCAGAAAGTTTACTACAGGGATTACGAGTACGTACGCGCAGTGGTCGAACAGTTGCTAAGCGCTTCTGCTGCCCGTCAGTCGTTCATTGATTTCTGGTCAAGGCATGCGGCGAACGACTGCCGGGAGACAAATGCCGCCTGGATAATTCTCCGGGAGAACATGCGCATCGCGATGCCAGAACTCCTGCTGCCGGCGGATCACCGTTCTGGCAAATTCCACGGCATGGTTTCACTGATGTTGAGTGCCCGTTTTGGCTACCCGGTTGGCTACAACCTGCCGCGCTTGCTGAACGTCGCCAACACCGCGTTTGATCACTACAAAGAGTACCTGTACGCGTTCGGGTGGACACTCAGGCTTTACGGCCATGAGCAGCTTTTGAAAGACCAGGACACCAAGGGCACATGGGCACGTCGTACGAAGATCATCAAAGAAGGCATGGCAAAGCACGATGAGGCGTTTCGACAGGATCCTTTGTTCAACAAGCTCTTAGCGTTCCTCGTGCCGGAAATCAGTGACAAGCTGGCTCAAGCCAGAGAATGGTGA
- a CDS encoding RES family NAD+ phosphorylase: MKHGNRFFNDNAKAFLDWLFDDLGEYCAPLSEHAVVPVLTPDNAPPIYRARTCLASGSVDEILANPARNLGAPPKARAGEGRMNPAGVPAFYGALERLTCIAELRPPVGGTVVSGEFRLNKDVRVLDFTRLEEADPGPMLSFFDPAFFAKEGRREFLRYLHGEITLPVLPGLERDYLTTQVIAEYLATHCKPRIDGVMFSSVQQDCGTNIVLFSHVACTAESMTFRFKGGMGLRGAKASDAPRIEYVPGSLIYHKIRGLVYDPSDEPLRENSLGPLTEMHEF, encoded by the coding sequence ATGAAGCACGGCAATCGGTTCTTCAACGATAACGCGAAGGCCTTTCTCGACTGGTTGTTCGACGACCTGGGTGAGTACTGCGCCCCATTGAGTGAACACGCGGTTGTTCCTGTACTCACGCCTGACAACGCACCGCCGATCTACCGCGCCCGCACCTGCCTGGCATCGGGAAGCGTGGATGAAATCCTGGCCAATCCTGCCCGCAATCTCGGGGCGCCGCCGAAGGCCAGGGCGGGCGAGGGCAGGATGAATCCCGCTGGTGTCCCTGCTTTCTATGGTGCGCTGGAGCGCCTGACTTGCATCGCCGAACTTCGGCCTCCAGTGGGCGGCACGGTCGTGAGCGGTGAGTTCAGATTGAACAAGGACGTCAGGGTGCTGGACTTCACGCGCCTGGAGGAGGCTGATCCGGGGCCCATGCTTAGCTTTTTCGATCCAGCGTTTTTCGCCAAAGAGGGCCGGCGAGAATTCCTGAGGTATCTGCACGGCGAGATTACTCTGCCGGTTCTGCCAGGCCTGGAGCGCGACTATCTGACTACCCAGGTCATCGCCGAGTACCTGGCGACGCACTGCAAACCTCGGATTGATGGTGTGATGTTCAGTTCGGTGCAGCAGGACTGTGGAACCAACATCGTGCTGTTCTCGCACGTGGCCTGCACAGCGGAGTCGATGACATTCCGCTTCAAGGGTGGCATGGGGCTCAGGGGGGCGAAAGCATCTGACGCACCGCGAATCGAATATGTGCCGGGCAGCTTGATCTATCACAAGATTCGAGGCTTGGTGTACGACCCAAGCGATGAACCCCTACGAGAGAACTCGCTTGGGCCGCTGACTGAGATGCATGAGTTCTAG